Proteins encoded together in one Desulfosporosinus meridiei DSM 13257 window:
- a CDS encoding DNA-directed RNA polymerase subunit alpha C-terminal domain-containing protein — MQIEILLKKLAKPAQRAIQNAGITTIEQLSSYSEKEISELHGIGKNAINVIRQTLNEHGIIFSSKKE; from the coding sequence ATGCAAATTGAAATTTTACTTAAGAAACTTGCCAAACCAGCACAAAGAGCAATTCAAAATGCAGGTATAACAACAATTGAGCAACTTTCATCATATAGTGAAAAAGAAATCTCTGAGTTACACGGAATAGGAAAAAATGCAATAAATGTTATTCGTCAAACTTTAAACGAGCATGGAATAATTTTTTCAAGTAAGAAAGAGTAA